A window from Kovacikia minuta CCNUW1 encodes these proteins:
- a CDS encoding tetratricopeptide repeat protein, which produces MKNRNWLNITEYLLLFGTGIGSVVAALVFQQLLLTAAPMMSLLFLLNLINRRRSEESIQENTTASLAELDQKLSTDIAALQQQAQVLPNFLDLASLRKSVLSKNEEGLNGLAQEITQLKREIAKPDVRLLRQDIRQLQEQYAGVAESLTSITSQLNRLSTTNRVEGLEAAIAQLRSELSQLQTNLHQLNDEQRINNSRALQDQINHLNRRLNKLPTPFDATSLKQDVEALVKMMGDMVSRRELTRLMAQIEKLSQQHESFEKSVTPLKVATAILKKQLDTLNTRVSAREQVADQVLEAALRQPQASVVDSLKTTITSLEQRLNQLPASSDLSNLRVEMQGMVSAQLGQLQQQLTSMQQFSQTLDRQQKTLRDWVNRLPQTLDTSALQNEVKYLAARVEWAENHATDVQGQIETAVKSQMDEVAQQLQASYPTPQYELVFDVKAASQSSTQALQGCSPAVLEEALEKAQARLIVVFPFPTPDTLNQELIQKFKAFLDRQGCLDIGWGHLGDMSQHHFPRSLDRRRSINPTEQGFLYETLNQLTQLKRLYPTQFRFKVLGTSENFLVCDRSFAILGAQSIATASVVFPQAAVGLRTVDLDIIQGLVARFDDPVLDASDSISYYNRAATRYDLGDRQGAIADYTQVLRINPRDDVAYNNRGLARYDQGDRQGAIQDFDLAVQHNPKNFVAFCNRGFLRSEMGDKLGAIEDYTYALKINPDYTTAYFYRGLARTRLQNKLGAIQDYSEVIRLNPQDATAYFYRGLAATKIGQRLNAINDLQQAAQLFSEQGDAENYQQSLRTLKKLHKTLAIEGSDKPLVSNGA; this is translated from the coding sequence GTGAAAAACCGTAATTGGCTTAACATCACGGAGTATCTACTTCTTTTTGGTACAGGCATTGGCTCAGTGGTTGCTGCGCTTGTATTTCAGCAGCTTTTGTTGACAGCAGCACCGATGATGTCACTGCTGTTTCTACTCAACTTAATTAATCGTCGTCGAAGCGAAGAATCGATCCAGGAAAATACCACCGCATCCCTTGCAGAGTTAGATCAAAAGCTCTCAACTGACATCGCGGCACTGCAACAGCAAGCTCAGGTGTTGCCCAATTTCCTAGATCTTGCCAGTCTCCGGAAATCCGTTTTGAGTAAGAACGAGGAAGGATTAAATGGGTTAGCACAGGAAATTACCCAACTCAAACGTGAAATCGCAAAACCGGATGTCCGACTTCTGCGGCAGGACATTCGCCAGCTTCAGGAACAGTATGCGGGTGTTGCCGAGTCCCTGACCAGTATTACGAGTCAGTTAAATCGGCTCAGTACAACGAATCGAGTCGAGGGTTTGGAAGCAGCGATCGCCCAATTGAGATCGGAACTGTCCCAACTGCAAACCAACCTTCATCAGCTGAATGACGAACAGCGGATTAACAATTCCCGCGCATTGCAAGATCAAATTAACCATCTCAACCGTCGTTTAAACAAATTGCCCACTCCCTTCGATGCCACCTCCCTCAAGCAAGATGTGGAAGCGCTGGTAAAAATGATGGGTGACATGGTGTCACGGCGCGAACTGACCCGGTTGATGGCACAGATTGAAAAACTCAGCCAGCAGCATGAATCCTTCGAAAAATCCGTAACACCACTTAAGGTTGCAACGGCAATTCTAAAAAAGCAGCTTGATACCCTCAACACCAGGGTTAGCGCAAGGGAACAAGTGGCTGACCAGGTATTAGAAGCGGCACTGCGTCAGCCACAGGCATCGGTCGTTGATAGTTTGAAAACCACCATTACCTCCCTGGAGCAACGCCTGAACCAGCTTCCTGCTTCCTCCGATTTATCCAATTTGCGAGTGGAAATGCAGGGGATGGTTTCTGCACAACTGGGGCAACTCCAGCAACAGTTGACCTCGATGCAGCAGTTTTCCCAAACCCTCGATCGCCAGCAAAAAACGCTGCGTGATTGGGTCAACCGCCTTCCCCAAACCCTGGATACCTCTGCTTTGCAGAATGAAGTCAAATACCTGGCTGCCAGGGTAGAGTGGGCAGAAAATCACGCAACCGATGTTCAGGGGCAGATCGAAACCGCAGTGAAGAGCCAGATGGATGAGGTCGCCCAGCAACTTCAAGCCAGCTACCCAACCCCTCAATATGAACTAGTGTTCGATGTCAAAGCAGCCAGCCAATCATCCACCCAGGCTCTCCAGGGCTGTAGCCCAGCAGTGCTAGAAGAGGCACTGGAAAAAGCTCAGGCTCGTTTAATTGTGGTGTTTCCCTTCCCCACCCCAGACACACTAAATCAGGAGTTGATCCAAAAATTCAAAGCTTTTCTTGATCGCCAGGGTTGTCTGGATATTGGCTGGGGTCATTTGGGAGATATGAGCCAGCATCATTTTCCTCGATCACTCGATCGCCGTCGTAGTATTAATCCCACTGAACAGGGGTTTTTGTACGAAACGCTGAACCAATTAACCCAACTCAAGCGCCTATATCCCACCCAGTTCCGGTTTAAGGTGCTGGGAACCAGCGAAAACTTTTTGGTCTGCGATCGCAGCTTTGCCATTTTGGGTGCCCAATCCATCGCAACTGCCAGTGTGGTTTTTCCCCAGGCGGCGGTTGGCTTACGCACCGTTGATCTCGACATTATTCAAGGATTAGTTGCCCGCTTTGATGACCCGGTGCTGGATGCCAGCGATTCAATCTCATACTATAACCGTGCTGCAACCCGCTATGACCTGGGTGATCGCCAGGGTGCAATCGCAGATTATACGCAGGTTTTGCGAATTAATCCCAGAGATGATGTTGCCTATAACAATCGTGGCTTAGCCCGCTACGATCAGGGCGATCGCCAGGGAGCGATTCAAGATTTTGATCTGGCAGTGCAGCATAACCCCAAAAACTTTGTTGCCTTTTGCAATCGGGGATTTCTCCGTTCCGAAATGGGCGACAAATTAGGGGCGATCGAAGACTACACCTACGCCCTCAAAATCAACCCAGACTACACCACCGCCTACTTCTACCGGGGGCTTGCCCGCACCCGGTTGCAAAACAAACTGGGCGCAATCCAGGACTATTCGGAAGTCATTCGACTCAATCCGCAAGACGCTACTGCCTATTTCTACCGAGGACTTGCCGCCACCAAAATCGGTCAGCGCCTCAATGCTATCAATGATTTGCAACAAGCTGCTCAACTGTTCTCCGAACAGGGAGACGCCGAAAACTATCAACAGTCCCTTCGTACCCTCAAAAAACTCCACAAAACCCTTGCCATTGAAGGCTCAGATAAACCCCTGGTCTCAAATGGAGCTTAG
- a CDS encoding peptidoglycan-binding domain-containing protein codes for MHPPTDTIGWTAQVIANLKFSKPLLKVGCKKVEVLELRKLLAHWNIDVDTVSDVFDNQLESAVKTFQRRVFLKEDGIVDAFTWQALYRGAPVDMPEIKRGCSGEAVKLLQSALKSTGAFPMDVDGKFGSLTEMSVRNFQRRQGLVADGIVGACTWRALSRIPR; via the coding sequence ATGCATCCTCCTACGGATACTATAGGCTGGACTGCTCAAGTGATTGCAAATCTAAAATTTAGCAAGCCACTCCTGAAAGTTGGTTGTAAAAAGGTGGAAGTTCTGGAACTGCGGAAACTACTGGCTCATTGGAATATTGATGTTGATACAGTTTCAGATGTTTTCGACAATCAACTAGAAAGTGCTGTGAAGACCTTTCAGCGACGGGTTTTTCTGAAAGAAGACGGAATTGTAGATGCGTTCACCTGGCAGGCTCTCTATCGGGGTGCGCCGGTCGATATGCCTGAAATTAAACGGGGATGTTCAGGTGAGGCAGTCAAGTTACTTCAGTCTGCCCTCAAATCCACAGGAGCATTCCCGATGGATGTAGATGGCAAATTTGGCTCTTTAACGGAAATGTCGGTCCGTAATTTCCAAAGGCGTCAGGGCTTAGTTGCTGATGGTATTGTTGGGGCTTGTACCTGGAGAGCACTGAGCAGAATTCCGCGCTAA
- a CDS encoding tetratricopeptide repeat protein, whose amino-acid sequence MLGKILGGRYRIVRHLGGGGFGQTFLAVDLHLPGNPECVVKQLKPRMTNLEALQTARRLFDSEAQALYALGSHDQIPRLFAHFEENQDFYLVQELVEGEVLSREIKARKQFTEAEVLHLLQDILTVLEFVHQQQVIHRDIKPSNLIRRKGDRRMILIDFGAVKQIGMDAYDSPDQASVTVAVGSSGYMPNEQLAGKPRFSSDIYAVGMLAIQCLTGVYPRKLKEDPKTSEIIWRDQVRVSPELAEILDTMVRYDFRQRYPSATEALAALKPLTHTTSVESLLAEPKLVSFDGHLAWLERGDELFQLQRYKEAISAYDRVIQAKSDDYLAWFKRGIALENLKQYEEAAESYEHVVQLQPEDYLAWLKRGAALEILHRYPEALQSYEQVIRLQPENYWVWHDQGKVLEALQRHEEAIASYDRAVQLKPDFQLAIESRKRVLSQLKRVDTLYHLQHYDEAVASCDRAIQENPNDSIAWLMRGMALENLNCYEDAVAAYDRVVEIQPDDHVAWFKRSTMLEKLQRYEEAIASYYRVVQIQPDNYWAWNDRGRLLENLQRYEEAIASYDRAVQLKPDFQAAVEGRRRMLTQLQPRLVESVVEEDETVVSVGASDQPTSHFAVQNLQMVLDDYKRRLQGQPVLENTTPEPVEETIISRPRATEETEVADARPEPEELEETTIDLFPVKKDSKQPAKPIISADAVNQDTYRKWLKRGQTLEKQQQYSEALVAYNRAAQIWSDDANLWGLKGRVLYALEHYEAAIAAYARALRLRPESIDFLCGLGGTLARLKRFKDAIACFDQAIQIRSDTHYPWYLKGRVLYELKRYPEAIKAFDQAIKIQSDFQPAISDRQQVQKEMAALLPQMP is encoded by the coding sequence ATGCTGGGCAAAATCCTTGGGGGGCGCTACCGGATTGTCCGTCATTTAGGTGGCGGTGGCTTTGGGCAGACGTTTTTAGCTGTAGACTTGCACCTCCCTGGTAACCCTGAGTGTGTGGTAAAGCAGCTAAAGCCCCGCATGACCAATCTGGAAGCTTTGCAGACTGCAAGACGGTTATTTGATAGTGAAGCACAGGCACTTTATGCCCTGGGTAGCCATGATCAAATTCCAAGGCTGTTTGCCCACTTTGAGGAAAATCAGGATTTTTACCTGGTTCAGGAACTCGTTGAAGGAGAGGTTCTGAGCCGAGAAATTAAGGCGCGCAAGCAATTCACGGAAGCTGAGGTGCTTCATCTGCTTCAGGATATTTTGACTGTTCTGGAGTTTGTCCATCAACAGCAAGTCATTCATCGCGATATTAAGCCCTCCAATCTGATCCGACGGAAGGGCGATCGGCGCATGATTTTGATTGACTTTGGGGCAGTCAAACAAATTGGGATGGATGCGTATGATTCCCCGGATCAGGCAAGTGTGACGGTTGCGGTTGGTTCTTCAGGTTACATGCCAAACGAACAGCTTGCCGGAAAACCTCGCTTTAGCAGTGACATTTATGCAGTCGGGATGCTGGCAATTCAATGCCTGACCGGGGTATATCCGAGAAAACTGAAGGAAGATCCTAAAACCAGCGAAATTATCTGGCGCGACCAGGTACGCGTAAGCCCAGAACTTGCCGAAATTTTGGACACAATGGTGCGCTATGACTTCCGGCAGCGTTACCCTTCTGCAACAGAAGCCCTGGCAGCCCTCAAGCCTCTCACCCATACAACTTCCGTAGAATCCCTGCTGGCTGAGCCAAAGCTGGTTAGTTTTGATGGTCATCTTGCCTGGTTAGAGCGGGGGGATGAGCTGTTTCAACTTCAGCGCTACAAGGAAGCCATCAGCGCCTATGATCGGGTGATTCAGGCCAAGTCTGACGACTACCTGGCATGGTTTAAGCGGGGCATTGCGCTAGAAAATCTGAAACAGTATGAGGAAGCCGCTGAATCCTACGAGCATGTGGTGCAACTTCAGCCAGAGGACTACCTGGCATGGCTAAAACGCGGTGCGGCGTTAGAAATTCTCCATCGCTACCCAGAGGCATTGCAGTCCTACGAGCAGGTGATCCGCTTACAACCTGAGAATTACTGGGTCTGGCATGATCAGGGCAAGGTACTGGAGGCGTTGCAGCGGCATGAGGAGGCGATCGCCTCCTACGATCGGGCTGTTCAGCTTAAACCTGATTTTCAGTTGGCAATTGAAAGCCGTAAGCGTGTACTCAGTCAACTGAAACGGGTAGACACGCTCTACCACCTTCAGCATTACGATGAAGCGGTTGCCTCCTGCGATCGCGCTATTCAGGAGAATCCAAATGATTCCATTGCCTGGTTGATGCGTGGCATGGCATTGGAAAACCTGAACTGTTATGAGGACGCAGTTGCTGCCTACGATCGAGTAGTCGAAATTCAGCCCGACGATCATGTTGCCTGGTTCAAGCGGAGTACCATGCTGGAAAAACTTCAGCGCTATGAAGAGGCAATTGCATCCTACTACCGAGTCGTTCAGATTCAACCTGATAACTATTGGGCATGGAACGACCGAGGACGATTGCTGGAGAATTTGCAGCGGTATGAGGAGGCGATCGCCTCCTATGATCGGGCCGTTCAGCTTAAACCTGACTTTCAGGCAGCGGTGGAAGGGCGCAGACGCATGTTGACCCAACTACAACCGAGGTTAGTAGAGTCTGTAGTCGAGGAGGATGAAACGGTTGTATCGGTCGGGGCCTCTGACCAACCAACCTCTCACTTTGCAGTTCAAAACCTGCAAATGGTATTGGATGATTACAAACGCCGCCTCCAGGGACAGCCCGTTTTAGAAAACACAACCCCTGAACCCGTGGAGGAAACGATTATTAGCCGCCCTCGCGCGACTGAGGAAACTGAGGTAGCTGACGCCCGCCCAGAGCCAGAGGAATTGGAAGAAACGACGATTGATTTATTCCCCGTCAAAAAAGATAGCAAGCAACCTGCTAAGCCGATTATATCTGCCGATGCGGTAAACCAGGACACCTACCGCAAGTGGTTGAAAAGGGGGCAGACACTGGAAAAACAACAGCAGTATTCAGAGGCTCTGGTTGCCTACAACCGAGCTGCTCAAATTTGGTCTGACGATGCAAACCTGTGGGGTCTGAAAGGGAGGGTATTGTATGCCCTGGAGCATTATGAAGCGGCCATCGCTGCCTATGCGCGCGCCCTGCGACTTCGACCCGAAAGTATTGATTTTCTCTGTGGATTGGGAGGCACCTTAGCCCGCCTGAAGCGATTCAAGGATGCGATCGCCTGTTTTGATCAGGCAATCCAAATACGGTCAGATACCCACTATCCCTGGTACTTAAAAGGGCGGGTATTGTATGAATTGAAGCGATATCCAGAAGCAATTAAAGCCTTTGACCAGGCAATTAAGATTCAATCTGACTTTCAACCAGCAATTTCCGATCGACAGCAGGTACAGAAAGAAATGGCCGCGCTTTTACCTCAGATGCCTTAA